One part of the Candidatus Anstonellales archaeon genome encodes these proteins:
- the nth gene encoding endonuclease III has translation MDKKKTAIKILKILKRRYPNARTSLIYKNPFQLLIATVLSAQCTDKQVNKITPALFAKYPSAFAFASANEFELRSLIRSTGFYKTKAHNIIGACKKLVLEHDGNVPLRMSSLLTLPGVGRKTANIVLGNYGIVEGVAVDTHVKRISNLIGWTKSRNPKIIESDLMSLFPKKEWPNLNPLLIAHGRKVCVARNPKCGICPISKFCPSSKILPNFSTNQKTRRGNNRTNEVSK, from the coding sequence TTGGACAAAAAAAAGACTGCAATAAAAATCTTAAAAATCCTAAAAAGGCGCTACCCGAATGCACGCACATCTCTTATATACAAAAATCCATTCCAACTTCTTATTGCTACCGTTCTATCCGCTCAATGTACGGATAAACAGGTAAACAAAATAACCCCTGCTCTCTTTGCGAAATATCCTTCAGCGTTTGCATTTGCAAGCGCAAATGAATTTGAGCTAAGAAGCTTAATACGCTCAACCGGTTTTTACAAAACAAAAGCACATAATATCATCGGAGCTTGTAAAAAACTTGTTCTGGAACACGACGGTAACGTCCCACTTAGAATGTCCTCTCTCCTCACACTGCCAGGCGTTGGGAGAAAGACGGCAAATATTGTTTTGGGAAATTATGGCATCGTTGAAGGCGTTGCAGTCGATACGCACGTGAAGAGAATAAGTAATCTTATTGGTTGGACAAAAAGCAGAAATCCAAAAATCATTGAATCAGACCTTATGTCTCTTTTTCCCAAAAAAGAGTGGCCTAATCTGAACCCTCTGCTAATAGCACATGGAAGAAAAGTCTGTGTGGCAAGGAATCCAAAATGTGGTATTTGTCCAATCTCTAAGTTCTGCCCAAGCTCAAAAATTTTACCGAACTTTTCTACCAACCAAAAAACTCGGC